From Triticum aestivum cultivar Chinese Spring chromosome 4A, IWGSC CS RefSeq v2.1, whole genome shotgun sequence, a single genomic window includes:
- the LOC123084776 gene encoding uncharacterized protein, producing MVGRKPMRRRRADHPPPPPPQSFGATARPTSPRSSTSASAVADLDELLHTPSASEPRSFPHAVKQQCWEKAEKVPGRDPERWRRDALGNIVFRKLVGCPGCLCHDYDHIVPYSKGGKSTLENCQVLQATVNRSKGNNTEISKSELAQRSAYCRVSGRDMDLFELSAFGNVRRGPDSGGCKIQ from the exons ATGGTGGGCCGGAAGCCGATGCGCCGGCGCCGCGCCGAccacccgcctccgccgccgccacagtCCTTCGGTGCCACGGCCCGGCCGACCTCCCCCCgctcctccacctccgcctccgccgtcgccgaccTGGACGAGCTGCTCCACACGCCGTCCGCGTCGGAGCCCCGGAGCTTCCCGCACGCGGTGAAGCAGCAGTGCTGGGAGAAGGCCGAGAAGGTGCCTGGGCGCGACCCGGAGAGGTGGCGCCGCGACGCGCTCGGCAACATCGTCTTCCGCAAGCTCGTCGGCTGCCCCGGCTGCCTCTGCCACGACTACGACCACATCGTGCCCTACTCCAAG GGCGGGAAGAGCACATTGGAGAACTGCCAGGTTTTGCAG GCTACTGTGAATCGATCTAAAGGGAACAATACTGAGATATCCAAATCTGAACTAGCACAGAGAAGCGCATATTGTCGGGTTTCAG GACGTGATATGGATCTTTTTGAACTCTCTGCCTTTGGGAATGTTCGACGAGGGCCAGATTCAGGGGGCTGCAAAATCCAATGA
- the LOC123084774 gene encoding cyclic dof factor 1: MGQLRAAPGGGGDCLIKLFGKTIPVPDAGDKDLQHRGSSATAEPKVQEIAPQDSTGSPPQQPEVVDVEDPSAAKNSAADQQDEEQGDTANQKEKLKKPDKILPCPRCSSMDTKFCYYNNYNINQPRHFCKNCQRYWTAGGAMRNVPVGAGRRKSKSLSAASHFLQRIRAALPGDPLCTPVNTNGTVLSFGSDASTLDVSEQMKHIKDLSSVTRTENTDAPSVGSSAEGWAKGEESSQMNPRERVAADRSANFVQHPCMNGAAMWPFSCAPPPAYFPSNVAIPFYPAAAAAYWGCMVPGAWNTPWQPQPQPQPQSQCQSSSPPSAASPVSTMSSCFQSRKHPRDGDEERDTKGNGKVWVPKTIRIDDVDEVARSSIWSLIGIKGDKEEKDDGKGCKLARVFDPKDEAKTSSHRGNNSLPFLKGNPAALSRSVNFHERS; this comes from the exons ATGGGGCAGCTCAGGGCGGCGCCTGGAGGCGGCGGGGACTGCCTGATCAAGCTGTTCGGGAAGACCATCCCCGTGCCGGACGCCGGCGACAAG GACCTTCAGCACAGAGGCAGCAGCGCCACGGCTGAACCGAAGGTGCAAGAAATCGCCCCTCAGGACTCCACGGGCTCGCCTCCGCAGCAGCCGGAGGTTGTGGACGTCGAGGACCCATCCGCTGCCAAGAACTCGGCAGCAGATCAACAAGATGAAGAGCAGGGCGACACGGCGAACCAGAAGGAGAAGCTCAAGAAGCCTGACAAGATCCTGCCCTGCCCCCGGTGCAGCAGCATGGACACCAAGTTCTGCTACTACAACAACTACAACATCAACCAGCCGCGCCACTTCTGCAAGAACTGCCAGAGGTACTGGACGGCCGGAGGCGCCATGCGCAACGTGCCCGTGGGCGCGGGCCGCCGCAAGAGCAAGAGTCTGTCAGCCGCCTCCCACTTCCTTCAGAGGATAAGGGCTGCTCTGCCCGGTGATCCTCTCTGCACCCCGGTCAACACCAACGGCACGGTGCTCAGCTTTGGCTCCGATGCGTCCACCTTAGACGTCTCAGAACAGATGAAGCACATAAAGGATCTCAGCTCGGTAACCCGGACTGAGAACACCGATGCCCCGTCAGTAGGGTCTTCTGCTGAAGGATGGGCAAAGGGAGAAGAGTCGAGCCAAATGAACCCGAGGGAGAGAGTTGCAGCAGATAGATCCGCAAATTTTGTGCAGCATCCGTGCATGAACGGGGCAGCCATGTGGCCATTCAGTTGTGCACCACCACCTGCCTATTTCCCCTCAAACGTAGCAATTCCATTCTatccagctgctgctgctgcctacTGGGGCTGCATGGTTCCGGGAGCCTGGAACACTCCATGGCAGCcacagccgcagccgcagccgcagtcTCAGTGTCAATCTAGCTCACCACCTAGTGCTGCTTCTCCGGTATCGACAATGTCCAGTTGCTTCCAATCCCGAAAGCACCCTAGAGACGGTGATGAGGAAAGAGATACCAAGGGTAATGGCAAGGTGTGGGTGCCCAAGACAATCCGGATCGATGACGTAGATGAGGTGGCCAGGAGTTCTATCTGGTCACTTATTGGGATCAAGGGCGACAAGGAGGAGAAGGATGATGGCAAAGGGTGTAAGCTTGCAAGGGTTTTTGATCCAAAGGATGAGGCAAAGACGTCAAGCCACAGAGGTAACAATAGCCTGCCATTCTTGAAGGGGAACCCTGCTGCACTGTCACGCTCAGTCAACTTCCATGAGAGATCTTGA